The following DNA comes from Acidobacteriota bacterium.
GCCGCACGACACCGGCCGTGCCGTACACCGCCGTGTGCCGGCCCCGGTGCGTGACGTCGATCCCGACCCCGGCATCGAGCCGGCCGTTGCCGAACAGGCGCTCGTCGCTGCCCGTGGGGAGCTCGACTTCCACCCGGGCGACCAGTTCGGTGGCGCCACTCCGCGAGGACCACACCGGGCGGCGGAACCCGATCGCGATGTCCCCGAGACCGGCGGCGCCGCCGAGGTCGAAGACCTCGGAGCCCTCGAGCACCAGCCGGTAGCGCACGGCGTTCTCCGGCTTGCCGGCGGCCCGGTCGGGGTTGAGGACGCCCAGGGCCCGCTCGACGTCGGCGATCACCGGATCGAGGAAGCCGCCCCACCGGCGCAGCAACGGGAGCCGCACCGAAAGCTCCGCGCGCGATCCCACTTTTCCGCGAGCGGCGACGGCGACGCGCGTCGTCTCGAGGTCGAACAGGAGCGGCGCGAGGCTCGCCGCCGACGTGCTCGCGATCGTGTTCGTTTCCACCGCTTCGAGTTCGATGCGCCATCGCGTTCCGGCCTGCAGAACCGCTGCCTCCGCCGGCAGGTGGAGGAACAGCATCTTGAGGGGGTGAAAATCGAGCGCCGGCAACGGCCCGAAGAACGACCGCTCCGCCCCGAGCGTCCCCGGCCCGCCGAATCCCGCCGCGAGCGCGGCGAGGAGGACGGCCGGCCACCGTGCGCGGCGGACGAGATCGGACATCGCCGTCCAGCTTCGCACGGAAGCTCCTGGCCGATCAAACGCGATGCGCTACCATGGAAACGCGGGCGGCGTTCCCGGCCCGGTGGAGTCCCGATGCGGCGGCGGTCCCGGTGGTTCCTCGCAGCCTGCGCCGCGCTCGCGGCCGCGGCGCCCGCGGTCGCTCAATCGGCGGCGCCGCCGGCTCCGCGCGCCTGGCTGGGGGTCACGCTCGCGGATCCGGAGCGCAGCCCGGATGCCGACCCCGACGCCACGGTCCAGGCGGGGGCGCTCGTCACGGGGGTGGTCAAGGGGAGCCCGGCGGACGAAGCCGGACTTCGGGCCAGCGATCTCATCGTGCAGGTCGGTCCCGACCGAGTCGGCTCGCCGTCCGATCTCATCGCCCTCGTCGCGGGACGCGATCCGGGGACGTGGATCGATCTCGAAATCGTCCGCAACGGAGAGCGGCGGCGGTTGACCGCGCGACTGGCGGCGCGGCCCGAACTGCTCCGCCGGCTCGAGATCAAGCGCGGCTGGATCGGCCTCACCCCGCTGGATGTTCCGGTCCAGCTCCGCGAGTACTGGGGCGGCTCGGAGGAAGCGGGCGTGCTCGCGGGAGAGGTCGTGCCGGGAGGGCCCGCCGACATCGGCGGCATCGAGCCGGGGGATCTGATCCTCTCCGTCGCCGGGCACCCGGTGGGAAGCGCCCGTGAACTGATCGCGCGGCTGCGCCGGGGCGGCATCGGCAACAAGATCGAGATCGAACTGAGCCGGCAGGGCGTCGCGATGACGGTCGAGGTCCGGATCGAGGAAGCGCCGGACGACGCACCGCGCCGCCGCACCCCGCCCTGACCCCGGCCCCTCGCCCGAACGATCCATGCAATCTCGAAGCGGATCGCGGCCCATGCCGCGGAAAGGCCGGCGCGTGGCTGCGAGCTTCCCGCGGTGGGCTTGAAACGTCGTCCGCAGGGCGTCTCCGGAGGCGTACCGGCCAGAGGGGCCGTGTGCCCGGACCGGCGAGCCGATGCGCCGCTTGCCGCCGAGGGCTTCGTGGAGAATCCGGGTCAGGAACGGCGTTTTCCCCGCGCGGTCTTGGAGGTCGTCTCGCCGGCGCTCGG
Coding sequences within:
- a CDS encoding PDZ domain-containing protein, with translation MRRRSRWFLAACAALAAAAPAVAQSAAPPAPRAWLGVTLADPERSPDADPDATVQAGALVTGVVKGSPADEAGLRASDLIVQVGPDRVGSPSDLIALVAGRDPGTWIDLEIVRNGERRRLTARLAARPELLRRLEIKRGWIGLTPLDVPVQLREYWGGSEEAGVLAGEVVPGGPADIGGIEPGDLILSVAGHPVGSARELIARLRRGGIGNKIEIELSRQGVAMTVEVRIEEAPDDAPRRRTPP
- a CDS encoding DUF3187 family protein, translated to MRSWTAMSDLVRRARWPAVLLAALAAGFGGPGTLGAERSFFGPLPALDFHPLKMLFLHLPAEAAVLQAGTRWRIELEAVETNTIASTSAASLAPLLFDLETTRVAVAARGKVGSRAELSVRLPLLRRWGGFLDPVIADVERALGVLNPDRAAGKPENAVRYRLVLEGSEVFDLGGAAGLGDIAIGFRRPVWSSRSGATELVARVEVELPTGSDERLFGNGRLDAGVGIDVTHRGRHTAVYGTAGVVRPGDPASVPLDAELFADAALAVEYRWSRRSSATVQLDYHGSPFRGPLPQELRQDLYELGLAVNWAAGRRAWIQLGLVENLTVRPAADVSLALRWVREF